The following DNA comes from Cellulophaga sp. HaHa_2_95.
GCATTGTTTAAAGAAGAAATGTGCTTGTTTTTGTAATATAAATTATGAATGGTAAACATGAAAAATAGGAGTCCTAAATTTAAAAAGATAGAAAAGTAAATAGTATTTTTTTTGTTAGCTTTTATTTTGCGTTGTACTTCTGGAGAATGCATCGTGGTGTATAAGGTCCAATCAGACATACCCGCAATGGTTATTTTTTTTACGTTGTAAACGGGATTTCCGAAATCATCTTTTTGTGTTAGATCTACAGTAGATTTTGTGTATAGTTCATTTTTTCGGGCTTCATTGTAAAATATTTCGTTGGCATTATTCAGGATGTTAATATTTTGAGATCCAATACCATTTAACCAACTGGCAGCATTAAGATTAAGGCCTACAATACCTAATAAATTGTTGTCTGCATCAAAAAGCTTTGTAAAGAAACGCACGGTAGGCCGGTAAGGTATTTCTATAATGTTGTTTTCTATATTAAGGTCTATATTAGAAACAAATGTTTGTCCTTTTTTTAACTTTAGGGTTTTCTGAACGTAGTAGCGATTAGACTTGTCTTCTAAGTATTTATGCTCATAAATAGACACGCTATTGTACATATTTTCTACCTTAAGAATTTCTTTTCCTTCAGGATCAATAATACGCGCTTGAAAATAGTCCTCTTCGTTTTTTAGAAAATAATAAAAAAGTGTATCTACTTCCTGAAATGAGCCTTTTTTGTTGTAATTAGCTTCAATAAGATCTTTGAAAAAAAGTACTTTCTTCTCACTCGTCTCATATAAGTTTATTAAATGTTCATGGGCAGAGGTAAGATCTGCTTCCGAATCTGCTAATTCTATCGCTAATAAATTTTTCTCGAACTTATTTATTCTAATTATCGTAATTGCCCAAATTGCTACACTCAAAATGACAAATAATGCGATGGATATTGCAATTAATTTCTTACTCATAAAACCTCTTCAGGATCAACAATGTAATTTTTTAAAAGTTGGGGAGAACAGTAATAATACTATAAAAATATAAAATTAACAAAAAAAAGACTACAAAAATTAAAATATATATTTCATTTAATGTGGTCTATAAGATTTGTTAGGTGCTGCTTGTAAACCAGAATTAGAGTGTACGCTACATTCCATCCAAAGAAAACTACGTTTCGGTAGTCTTTTGTTTTTTTACCCGAGGTATAATTTCAAATTTGTGTAAGAACTATTTAAAATAGATAACTTTATGATTTGAGGTTCGCTGCTTAGCTTTTGCTATTTTTGGAAACAGTGCTCTTATTTCCTAAGTCAGGGAGTGAAGATTATAAATCGTTTTTTTAATGATTTAACAAATTTTGAAATGAAACAAGTATTAAAAATTGTACTAAGAGGTATTCTAATAGGCGTCTGTATTGTAATTATAGATGTGGGGATGAGTATTTTGTTAGGGAACGCTGTGAGTTTTGATGCGCAGTTTATGAGCAACTTACAGTATTACTTTATTTATTCCATCACCTTAACATTATTAAATACACTTTTCTTTAGGTATTTAAATGATAAAGTGGTTTGGGTTAGATTTAAAAAGTTTAGGCTAATTATTGGAGCCTTAGGAGGAGTTTTGTTAACCATGTTAGCTGTTTTTTTAATTCGATTTGCTATAGAGGTACTTTTTGGAGGAGAAAGTTGGAGTACTTTTATTTGGAGTGAAAACCCTAGGTTCTATATTTTCTGCTTGTTAATTACCTTGTTGGTTACCCTTATTTTTCATGCGGTTTATTTTTATAGACTTAGTCAGAATAAAAAAGTAAAAGAACAGAAAATTATAGCCAGTACGGCATCGGCTAAGTTTGATGCTTTAAAAAATCAATTAGATCCTCATTTTCTATTTAATAGTTTAAATGTACTAACGAGTTTAATAGATGAAGACCCGCATCAGGCACAAAAATTTACCACCTCCCTATCAAAAGTATATCGGTATGTGTTAGAGCAAAAAAATAAGGATTTGATCTCTGTAGATGAGGAATTGCAGTTTGCAAAAACCTATATACGCCTATTAAAAATGCGCTTTGAAGACAGTATTATATTTGAAATTCCAGACCAAGCTAGTAATGCAGAGGCAAAGATCGTTCCTTTATCCCTGCAATTATTGCTAGAAAATGCGGTAAAGCATAATGTGGTTACTTCAGAACGGCCTTTACATCTTCGTGTATTTGAAGAAAACGGACAATTAGTGGTGAGTAATAATTTGCAAGAGAAGCAAGTAGTTAAAAAGAGTAGTGGTGTGGGGTTAAAAAACATCCAAGAGCGCTATAACATATTATCCAATAGGAAGGTGGCTATTCTTAAAACAACTTCAGATTTTAGAGTAGAACTTCCGATGTTAACAAAACAGGTTTCTATGAAGGAAACGCAGAAAGATTATCTAGAAGATAAAAGATATCAAAAAGCAAAGGAGCGGGTAGATAAAATAAAAGGATTCTATGGAAACTTGATGTCTTATTGCATTGTCATTCCTATTTTAATATTCGTAAATTATAACACTACAAGCTTCCCTTGGGTACTATTTCCGGCCTTGGGTTGGGGTTCTGGCCTCGTTGCGCATGGAATGGAAGCCTATGGCTACAATCCGTTATTTGGACGTAACTGGGAAGAGCGTAAGATGCGAGAATATATGGATGATGACCAATTTTGAGCGCAAATAACAATTCAGCATTAAAAATGCACAACTCAGTATCTTGTATTTAGAGAAAAGACAAGATAGTAACATCTTTGAAGTATCAAATAACTAAATAACTACAAATGAACAATTCAGATACCGATACTAAATATTTTAGAGCCAAAGAACGTGTAGAAGCTATAAAGGCTTTTTATAACAAAGTTTTTAAATACATAGTAGCTATTGTAATTACCGGGAGTATTAACTATTACCTGAATGAATGGAGCAATCCTTGGTTTTTATGGGTAGTCTTAGGTGTTTCTATAGCCACAGCCGTAAAAGCGATAAAACTTTTTGGATACGATGTACTTATGGGGAGAAATTGGGAGCAGCGTAAAATAGATGAGTTCATGAAAGAAGAAGAGACTAAGAAAAGATGGGAATAGTAATACAAAGCTGAAAAACAACACTACAGATGAAAACATCCATGACACAAGAAGGTAAGAGAGAAAGAGCAGAACAACGTATTAAAGCTTTAAAAGGTTTTTATATTCACTTAACAGTGTATGTCCTAGTTAATATTATGATTAGTACAGTAAGCGTTATAGGGAACATGAACTCAGGAGATAGTTTTATAGAGGCATTTACCACTTTTGGTACTTTCTCTACCGCTATATTTTGGGGTATAGGGGTCTTTTTTCATGGAGCAAAAGTGTTTAAATTTAATCCGTTCTTTAGTAAAGAATGGGAGGAAAGAAAAATTAAGCAGTATCTAGAAGAAGATACTAATGAAATTGGTAAATACAACTAATATGGATCTTGATAAAAGAACTAAATTAGAACGAGCTCAAAAACGAGTTGCGACAATAAAAGGTTTTTATGACCATCTTACGATCTATTTAATTATAAATGTCTTATTGTTTATTTTTAAAGGAAAATTTATCATTACCCTGTTGAGTGAAGAAGCCTTAGGTAATCCTCAAATCTTAAATTGGATTGATTGGAATGTTTATGGTACACCAATTATTTGGGGAATAGGTGTATTGATTCATGGCCTCATCGCTTTTAAAATCAGACCAAGTTTTTTGACGAACTGGGAAGCGAAGAAAATTAAAAAATATATGAACGAAGAACAGGAATCTTCTAGTAGCTTATAATGGAAAAAAAGGGATTGTAGTATTTTGCAACCCACTAATCACCCTTAAAATAAAGACCAAAAAAAGACCAAATGAAAACAATTATTATTGAAGATGAAAAACCATCAGCGAGAAGATTAAATCGATTGCTTGAAGATCTAGGTGTTGAGGTTTCTGTGCTTTTGCATTCTGTTGAAGAGGCTATAAATTGGTTTCATAATAATGAACATCCCGATTTAATTTTCTTAGATATTCAACTTTCAGACGGACTTTCATTTGAAATTTTTGAAGCCGTAGAAGTTAAAAGTGCTATCATTTTCACCACTGCTTTTGATGAATATGCACTCCAAGCTTTTAAGTTAAACAGCATTGATTATTTGTTAAAACCAATCGATGATGAGGACCTGGAAATTGCCGTCAAAAAGTATCAATCTTTAGCGCCAAAAAAAGAGAAATTAATGCTTGATTTTGAGGATATAAAAAAGCTCCTTGTTAACCCTGTAGAGCGCGAGTTTAAAAAACGTTTTACAACCAAAGTGGGGCAGCACCTAAAAATCATAAATGCAGATGAAGTAGAATGTTTTTACAGTGAGAATAAAGGTACGTATGCGGCGACTACTGAAGGCAGAAATTACCTTTTAGAAACTACCTTAGAGAATTTAGAAGAAGACCTAGATCCAAAAATATTTTTCAGAGTAAGTCGCAAATTTTATGTCAATGTCAATTGTATAAAAGATATTGTATCTTACACAAATTCTAGGCTGCAAATCAAATTAATGAAGTTTAATGAGCAAGAAATCATCGTAAGCAGAGAGCGTGTTCGTGATTTTAAGCTTTGGTTGGAGTAGTATGTGTTAATAAACTGGATTTAAATAGTTTAAATATTTAAAAAAGTCACTATAGGTTTTTCTTATAGTGGCTTTTTTGATGCCTTTTGCTTATTCATCTACCCGATTGTCATCAAAAGCAGATGGCAAAAGTTTCGGGATTAGTTTAATGAAAATAGGAAGCAAAACAGCACCGCCTGGTAAGATAAAAATGGCTAAGGATGGAATGCTTTTAAAGATATCTAGAAGCTGATTTTGGACTTTTTTCTTCTCCTCTTCCGTAAGATCTTTTACGGTAGATTT
Coding sequences within:
- a CDS encoding 2TM domain-containing protein → MNNSDTDTKYFRAKERVEAIKAFYNKVFKYIVAIVITGSINYYLNEWSNPWFLWVVLGVSIATAVKAIKLFGYDVLMGRNWEQRKIDEFMKEEETKKRWE
- a CDS encoding LytTR family DNA-binding domain-containing protein produces the protein MKTIIIEDEKPSARRLNRLLEDLGVEVSVLLHSVEEAINWFHNNEHPDLIFLDIQLSDGLSFEIFEAVEVKSAIIFTTAFDEYALQAFKLNSIDYLLKPIDDEDLEIAVKKYQSLAPKKEKLMLDFEDIKKLLVNPVEREFKKRFTTKVGQHLKIINADEVECFYSENKGTYAATTEGRNYLLETTLENLEEDLDPKIFFRVSRKFYVNVNCIKDIVSYTNSRLQIKLMKFNEQEIIVSRERVRDFKLWLE
- a CDS encoding 2TM domain-containing protein, with product MKTSMTQEGKRERAEQRIKALKGFYIHLTVYVLVNIMISTVSVIGNMNSGDSFIEAFTTFGTFSTAIFWGIGVFFHGAKVFKFNPFFSKEWEERKIKQYLEEDTNEIGKYN
- a CDS encoding 2TM domain-containing protein — translated: MKQVLKIVLRGILIGVCIVIIDVGMSILLGNAVSFDAQFMSNLQYYFIYSITLTLLNTLFFRYLNDKVVWVRFKKFRLIIGALGGVLLTMLAVFLIRFAIEVLFGGESWSTFIWSENPRFYIFCLLITLLVTLIFHAVYFYRLSQNKKVKEQKIIASTASAKFDALKNQLDPHFLFNSLNVLTSLIDEDPHQAQKFTTSLSKVYRYVLEQKNKDLISVDEELQFAKTYIRLLKMRFEDSIIFEIPDQASNAEAKIVPLSLQLLLENAVKHNVVTSERPLHLRVFEENGQLVVSNNLQEKQVVKKSSGVGLKNIQERYNILSNRKVAILKTTSDFRVELPMLTKQVSMKETQKDYLEDKRYQKAKERVDKIKGFYGNLMSYCIVIPILIFVNYNTTSFPWVLFPALGWGSGLVAHGMEAYGYNPLFGRNWEERKMREYMDDDQF
- a CDS encoding sensor histidine kinase; protein product: MSKKLIAISIALFVILSVAIWAITIIRINKFEKNLLAIELADSEADLTSAHEHLINLYETSEKKVLFFKDLIEANYNKKGSFQEVDTLFYYFLKNEEDYFQARIIDPEGKEILKVENMYNSVSIYEHKYLEDKSNRYYVQKTLKLKKGQTFVSNIDLNIENNIIEIPYRPTVRFFTKLFDADNNLLGIVGLNLNAASWLNGIGSQNINILNNANEIFYNEARKNELYTKSTVDLTQKDDFGNPVYNVKKITIAGMSDWTLYTTMHSPEVQRKIKANKKNTIYFSIFLNLGLLFFMFTIHNLYYKNKHISSLNNAINLRLEERNTLLKEIHHRVKNNLQVITSLLNLQSRYIQDEEVKSMLKYSQYRIKSMALLHESLYRSDDLSKINYADYLQQLVNGLIISMKGSTNKITLDLEVDEIYFNIDTSIPLGLIINELVTNALKYAFSDDIGTIGISLKKQANNSFLLHINDNGKGFPKTVKFRDTDTLGLKLVHKLVLQLNGNIEKDNLQSGTAFIITFQEIQELS
- a CDS encoding 2TM domain-containing protein, giving the protein MDLDKRTKLERAQKRVATIKGFYDHLTIYLIINVLLFIFKGKFIITLLSEEALGNPQILNWIDWNVYGTPIIWGIGVLIHGLIAFKIRPSFLTNWEAKKIKKYMNEEQESSSSL